AGGCAAGAGGCAAGAGGCAAGAGGCAAGAAACAAGAAGCAAGAAACAAGAGGCAAGAAACAAGAGGCAAGAAGCAAGAGGCAAGAGAGAAGTAACGTTTGTTAACCACAGAGGACACAGAGTAATAAAGAGAGAAACAAGGAGTGCCAAGAATGATTATAGTCGTTCCATCTTTCTCTCTTTTCCACGCCCCTGTGTCCTCTGTGGTAGAAATCGTGACTAAGTCTCGGCCCCGAGGAAAGTGAGCCAATACCCCTTAGGTAAGATTATAGATGAGTTAATGCGTGTGCTTGACAAAATAGGCTCCGCGCACGATAATATAGACAAAATAATAATTATTACTACCTGGGGGAATTTGCATGGACAGCTTGGTGGAGAGACTGCGGGAAAAAGGTTTAAAGGTTACGCCGCAACGCGTAGCCATTTACGGCTTGCTGCTTAATACCACTGCCCATCCGACCGCGGAGGAGTTATGGGAAGAAGTCAAGAAAGACCATGCCGCCGTCAGTTTTAACACCGTCTACACCACGCTGAGCACACTGGCGCAGGCGGGGCTCATTCAAAGGCTGCATATGGGTGCGGCCGCGCACTACGATGCTAAAGTAAGCCCCCATGTTCACTTAAATTGTAGACAGTGCGGACGGGTCGACGATTATGACGCCGACTTCGGGCTAAACCTAGCCGCAGTAGGTTCGCGCGCTAAGCGTGACCGGGGTTTTGTGGCCGAAAGGTTAGATCTCACCGTCTACGGTATCTGTCTGCCCTGTTCTAAAATTTCTTGAGTCCAGGAGCTGTTATAAAGACTCCCCGAGTAACATGGGGGAGTCTTTTTTGTGCCGCAGAGAAGGAGTAGCATCCCCCAGGAGAACTAAAACCCGAACATTAGGCTGCAAAAACAGTTCTATTGTTCGAGATTTTTCTTGACAGAGCACCGAAGTCAGTGCTATATTCGGATTGCAAAGGCATTAGGGTGCACAAGCTCGAGATGCCACTGATAAAGGGAGGTTGCCACTTTGCTAGAGCGCATGTTTAAGCTAAGAGAAAACAACACTACCGTCCACACCGAAGTATTTGCCGGGCTCACCACATTCATGACCATGGCCTACATTATTTTTGTCAACCCTAGTATCTTGTCGCTGGCAGGTATGGATTTTGGGGCGGTGCTCGTCGCTACTTGTTTGTCAGCCGCCTTAGCGACTATCGCGATGGGCCTTATGTCTAACTACCCTTTTGCCCTGGCCCCAGGCATGGGTCTTAACGCCTTTTTCACTTACACCGTGGTCAAGGGGGCAGGTCTTAGCTACCAGGCAGCCCTGGCCGCCGTTTTTATTTCAGGGATATTATTCTTTCTTCTTACTGTTACTAAGGCGCGCGAAGAAATTATTAACTCTATTCCGATGTCCTTAAAATTGGCGGTAGGCACTGGTATTGGGGTGTTTATCGCTCTCATTGGTTTTAAGAATGCCGGCCTGGTCATAGCTAAGCCCGCCACCCTCGTGACCCTAGGTGATGTGCAAAATCCGTTGGTCCTTTTATCCATCTTTGGCTTGCTCTTGACCAGCATTCTTGTTGTCAAAAAAGTGCGCGGGTCCTTGCTTATTGGCATTTTTACTACTACGGTCGTCGGCATGATTGTTTCTGAGATTATGGGCCCACAGTTCTTTGGTCTCATCCCCG
This Bacillota bacterium DNA region includes the following protein-coding sequences:
- a CDS encoding transcriptional repressor, yielding MDSLVERLREKGLKVTPQRVAIYGLLLNTTAHPTAEELWEEVKKDHAAVSFNTVYTTLSTLAQAGLIQRLHMGAAAHYDAKVSPHVHLNCRQCGRVDDYDADFGLNLAAVGSRAKRDRGFVAERLDLTVYGICLPCSKIS